The DNA segment CAGATAGAAAATTTCACGACCGAGACAATCGGCTTAAAAAAACTAACTGTTTTTGGTAATGCAGTTGATACAGCGCCGATGCTGGTACTACAAGGCGATGACTTGATACAAAGAACTCTTCTGCTCCAATATCACCCTTTCAAGAAAGCCCCTTTGGATGAAGTTACAGTAGATCAAATCGGCCCCGGTCAGACGGCGGTTGTTTTTCTTGATGTAACCCTGGACAGCGGAGAATCGGTGCCTGATACTCTTATAAATAAAGTCGAAATAGACGGCCCGCCAATTATTGCCGAGATCCTGGGCATGAGCGCATTGTCTGTTAGTGCTGAAGTGGACGTGGACAAAGAAGAAGCCCTGGTGCTCGGCCAACCTATAAGGGGAGGCAGATGGATAAATCTAAACGGCTGCTGTGATTTTTCCAGCTCTGCGCATAGACGGGTTATACGCTCAGTGGACGGTAAAGAGTTTTTCCCTGAGCGTTATTCTATTGATATAATGGAAGTTGATGAAGAAAATAACTTGTTTGTCGGCGATGCTAACGACAATAAGAGCTGGTTAGGATATGGCACGGAACTGATGGCAGTAAGCGACGGAGTCGTAAGCCGCGTGGTTAAAGGAGTTCCGGATAATAAGCCTGGTGAATCGCCGCCATTCCCAATAAGCTTGTCAGACGGCGCCGGGAATATCGTGATTTTGCACATAGGCAACGGTATCTATGTCCTGTATGCGCATCTGATACCTGGCAGTAATGATCGCCTGGAAGTTGGAGATTTTGTAAAAAAGGGTGAGGTTGTCGGACTCCTGGGCAATACGGGCCAGAGCGGCGCTCCGCATCTGCATTTTCAAGTGATGGACGGCAACTCAATAGCCCAAGCGGAGGGAGTTCCATTTGAATTTGAAGAATTTGATAACGTCGGAATACTGCTGGATGTTGATGAGGAAGACGGTGATGATGAAGGCGACGGCCTGGACCTCGACGATGTTATAGATACTGAGGAAGAAGAAAACATGGAACAAGACAGTCCCGGAATCATTTTGACAAACGTTCAGCTTCTCCCTGAGCCCGCGCCGCGCACTAACGAACACCAGCTTCAATTCACAATCATAGGCTTTCCTGAATGATTATAATTAATGATAAGGTTGATTCGAAGTAAATAACGATCTTGGGCAAATTGCTGCCGCTATATACAGGTTGAACTAGCGAGTCTCGTAAGTAAACTAACTTTAATCCAGTCTCATATTTGGGACATAATAATAGTGGTTGACAAATATTTGAAGAGAATAGTCGCTAAGCTGAATAGGCCGTTTTCATATTTAATCCTAATAATAATCTTATCTTCGTTCCCATTTTTCACTTCCTGCAAATCGGACAACAATTCTCTTGACCCTGAGCTTGCTCGCAGGCTAAAAGAGATTCTCTCAGACAATATGGAGGAGTTTGGAGTTCCCGGCGCTTTGGTAGGTGTATGGATTCCAGGGCAGGGAAGTTTAATTATTGAAGAGGGCGTCTCTAATATTGAAACCGACGAGCCTATCTCAAAAGAAGACCATGTCAGAATAGGCAGTGTTACAAAATCGTTCACTGTAACCGTCATACTTCAGCTTGTGGATGAAGGGCTTATCAGTCTGGATGACCCTGTTAAAAACTACCTGCCCGATGTAGAGAACGGAGACGCGACCATTGCCGAGCTTGCCAATATGAGGAGCGGAATATTCAATTATACGGAAGACGGTGAATTCGTGATGGAGTTTATCGCCGACCTGCTCAGGGAATGGACTAACCGGGAGCTTGTGGATTTCGCCGACAGTAACGCGCCCTATTTCCCGCCTGGCGGGGGCTGGCATTACTCGAACACGAACACAGTCATTCTCGGAATGATAATAGAGCAGGTAACCGGAAATTTCGTGGGAGACGAGATTCAAAAAAGAATAATCAACCCCCTTGGACTTAAAGGAACCTTTTACCCCGAGACTCCGGACATGCCTGAACCGTTTTCCAGAGGATATGTGGAATTTGACCCGGAAGCTGGTTTACAGGATGTTACGTTTACTGATCCTTCCGCTTCCGCCGCTTCCGGTGCAATGATTTCGAGACTACTGGATTTGCGAAAGTGGGCGGATGCGTTAGGAAAGGGGACACTACTTAACGAAAATATTCAGCAAGAACGTATAGATAGCTTGACTCCGATAGTATTCGATCCATGTGATGACGACGATTCCGAAAGAGAAAAAAGAAGCTGTCCCGAGTATGATAAATACGGCCTGGGGATCGGGGAAATAAGCGGCTGGATAGGGCACACGGGGGAATATATTGGATATACGTCTCTCGTAATGTACGATCCCGAAAACGGGTCCGTAGTAGTTATTCTAATAAATATTTTTGGCGCGGGAGAGCATGTTCCCACGAAAGTATTCAGGGAATTCGCCGAAATATTAAATTAAATGCTCAAAGAACGACATTACGCGCACGCCAGCTCCTGAATCAAGCTTTTTCAGTTTCAGGTCGACGGGAAGTTAACCACTCTTTGATCTAATGGTAATGCGTTTTTATGTAATCCGGGTCTCTTCACCGGCACAACCTCAAGCGGCGTCCCTTCCCTCTCTGCCTTGTCGAACGCTTCAGTCGACGGCGCCTTTTCAATGAGATCGAATTCGTCGATTACATACGGGAGCCCGTTTGAGCCCAGGGTCGCATGGCCGTCCATGACGTGGAAATGAAGATGGGGCGCGGATGTGTTTCCCGTATTCCCCAGAAGCCCTATTACCTGCCCCTGTTTGACCGTATCTCCCTCTTTGACCCTAACGCTTCCGGGCTTCAGATGGGCGTAGAGCGCGTATCTCCCGTCCCCAAGGTCGAGCACAACGTGGTTTCCGTCCGCCTCCTCGAGGGTCATTCCGGGTGGCAGCTCACCTGGAATCTGGTTCTCGTATTTATCCACCGCGGTCACTACTCTGGCATCCCTAACAGCGAGAACGTTCTTACCGTAAGAGAAATAACTCTCCACGTCCTTCGGGTCGCCTATAAAAATAAGTCTGTTCTCATTTATCACTTCCCAGTCTATGGCGAAGCGCTGCGCTACCCTGAGCTTATCGTTTATCGGCATCATTGAGCGCACGTGTCTTATGGAGTCGCAGCATCCGTCGGCTGCAACCCAGCCCTTGCCCTGAAGAGGCGGTGCGATAACTACGGCGTCCTGTGACCCTACCTCTGTCGGCGACGAAGCGTAGGAATATTCTTCCGCCCCTTCGGGGAGTCCTGCAAAATCTGCGAAACCTGCGGGGATGCCGCCCGGAACGCCGATTGAGACTCGGTGGATTATCGATCTCGGAATGTCCTTCTTATCCTTTACAAAAAAATGCACGAACACTATCCCGGTCTCACCCCCGGCAAGCGTTGTGCTCGGGGTTGTGTCGGTAATTAAACGCATTCTGCTTTTAAGCTCATCTCCTTCCAGGGTTAGAAATGCCGTATCGTCTTCTTTTTCTCCCTTAACTTCAATCGAGCCTATTTCCCATGTCATAGGGGTGGCGTTTAATAATTCGAGTTCGTAAACTAAATGATAATTTCCGACTGATCCTCTTACCGGATTGGGTGCGTTAAGTACCGATACTACTACAGGGGTAAACGTATTATCGGGTTTTTTCAGAGAAGTTTTTGCTTCATCAGCGAAGATATCCGGGCTCCCCAGTGTGGAAAAAACAAATCCTGCAAGGGCCGCGAATATTAGGAGCGCTTCAATGTATCGTTTGGTCATCGGTTTTATCCTCCCTGTACGGTTAGTCTTCAATCGTCCTTCTATCATTAAAATAGAATTATAATTCTATTTTGATTAACGGTATAGTCTCCGGTCTTAATTTTATTGTATTTTAGTACTTGGCGGGCTATGGTTATTTCGGCAATTAGATCACATTTTTAAGTTTTAATTGCTATTAATCCTGAGCAGGAGATTTGGTGCATATTGGACTATTCTGTTGAATACATACTGCTGGGAGCATCCGTTCTGGTCCTGGCCAGCATTTTTGCCAGTAAAGCGGCCTCCAAGCTGCGCGTTCCGGCCCTTCTGTTGTTTTTAATCGTGGGAATGCTCGCGGGCTCGGAGGGACCCGGGGGTATATACTACGACGACCCCTGGTCGGCTCAGCTGCTCGGGGTTCTGGCCCTGGCCTTTATAATATTTTCAGGAGGGCTTCACTCCGGGTGGAAGAATGTTTCCCCAGTTCTCTGGAGCGGGGTATCCCTTTCGACTATCGGTGTTTTCCTTACCGCCGTTCTGGTCGGTGCTTTCGCTCATTACTTCCTGGGTTTCTCGGTTCTCATGGCTTTACTTCTGGGCTCAATTGTTTCCTCCACGGATGCCGCCGCGGTATTTTCGGTTATGAGCTCAAGCGGCGCCGGGCTTAGAGGGAAGTTGAATGAACTTCTCGAATTCGAGTCCGCGAGTAACGATCCAATGGCGGTTATTCTCACTATAGGATTTATTCAGCTCATTATTAACCCGGAGTCTTCCGTTTTGAGTATGGCGGTACTGCTTGTAAAACAGATGGTGCTCGGAATTCTCTTCGGGTATGGAATGGGTAAAGCTATGGTGTATATAGTAAACCGTCTCAGGCTCGATTTTGAAGGGCTCTATCCTGTGCTGTCCATGTCGCTTGTCCTGTTCACATACGGCGTTACGGCGTCGATAGGCGGGAGCGGATTTCTGGCCGTTTATATCGCCGGTCTCCTGATGGGAGGGAGGGAATTTGTAAATAAAAAGAGCCTCACCCGTTTCCATGACGGTATTGCGTGGCTGCTTCAGATCACGATGTTTCTAATACTGGGATTACTCGTATTTCCCTCCGGGCTCCTTCCCGTGGTTCTTCCGGGTATTGTCGTATCGATTTTCTTAATCTTCATTGCGCGCCCTGCGGGGGTGTTTATTTCTCTTTCTCTGAGCGGGATCAGCGCCAGGGAAAAGACATTTATCTCCTGGGTGGGGCTCCGCGGGGCGGTACCCGTCGTGCTTGCGACTTTCCCGCTTCTGGCGGGCGTGCCTGAATCTAATAGATTGTTCAACCTGGTTTTCTTTATAGTTATTACATCCGTGCTCTTGCAGGGGACGACCATTCCGCTGGTTTCAAGATGGCTAGGGGTTGACGCCCCCGGCGAAGCTCCTCAGAAACGAAATGTAGAATTTGAATTCCCCTACGAGGAGAATACGGATACGGTCGAGTATGATGTGCCCGACGGCTCGGAAGCCGTCGGAAAGCAGATTGTGGAGTTGGGGCTGCCCGAAAGCGCGCTCATAATGCTAATAAAGAGGGGAGGCGGCTCAATAGTTCCACGGGGTGCTACGGTTTTAGAGTCAGGAGACAGGGTTCTAATAATGGCCGATAAGGGCGACCTCGTCGCCGTGCGTTCAATCCTCGGTATTTGAGGGGAAAAACGCGCCGGAGCGGTTCTAATTCAAGTTATGTTTAATAATTCCTTTCACTTTATAAACAGACACAGCCGCGCGCTCGGAATATTCATTATCATTCTGTCGGCCTTCCTATTGATATGCGCGTTTTATTTCCCCTTTATCAAATCAAGTTTCAGCGTCGATTTTCCTGACTGGCTGCCGAACTGGTTCGGTGTCCATGAGGAGATTGAGAAGTGGATTATCAAAAAGGGCAGGATACCCGAAGGGAATCAATACCTTCTGGGCATTATCAAATCTCTATTCGAGGACGGCTCGATATTTCTTGGAATAATCATATTCCTGTTCTCGGTAGTCTTCCCTGTTCTCAAAATCGCCCTCTGCGCCGCGGCGTTGTCCAGAAGCCGGCTGTGGCATACCCGCAGCCACAACGGCGTAATTAAAACGCTGGGTTATGTGTCAAAATGGTCAATGGCCGATGTCTTTATAGTTGCACTCATAATCGTCATGTTCAAGGCTAAGGGTTTTAATTTCAGCTTCACGGCCGAAGCCGGCCTGTACTGCTACGCCGTATCGGCTATTCTGTCCTCACTGTGCATAGTTTTAATAATGCACCGCTCGGATTCACTCGATAAAGTTTAGGTTCTGTTAATCGAAAGAAAAGGCAGTATAATTTCTTCGGCGGATTTTGACTGTTTCAATTCCTGGAACAGGCTTATAATTTATTATTCGAAATTGATTAAATCTATGATGGAGGAATGCGACATGAACGGTACACCTTCTTTAAAGGGTAGCTGGGGCTGGCTTCTTGCGCTGGGCGTGATATACGTAATTATGGGACTCATTATGGCGGGCTCTCCCATAGCCGCCACATACGCGATCGAGGTATTCCTCGGGTTTATACTCATTGCTGGCGGCGCAATCTCCGTAATCGGCTCATTCTTCGCGGGGAACTGGAAAAAGCTTTTACTTATTTTGCTGAGCGGTATTCTCTATCTTGTAGTCGGTTATATGCTTCTTAAAAACCCGATGGCGGGAGTTCTCACACTGACCATTCTGCTGGCCGCATTTCTCCTGGTTGAAGGTATTTTTAAAATCATTCACGCCTTTCAGATGAAACCGTCCCCCAACTGGGTCTGGCTCCTCGTAAGCGGTATAGCGTCGGTAATACTTGGAGTTATGATCTGGGGCGAATTCCCCGCGTCGAGCGCCTTCGTAATAGGGCTTCTTGTCGGGATATATTTCATAATAAACGGCTTTTCAATGGTAATGCTCTCTTTTGCGTTAAAGGGGAAGTAGGACAGGGCTCAACTTTTCACAGCCGTCAGTGCGCGCTCACTGTCCTCTCCGATGCCCACTGCCTTAACCGGACAATTTGCTCACTCATCGTCTGTGAGAGCGGGCATGTAAGGGCAACTTCGTCTAGCAGAATTTCCGTGCTTAGCTCTTTTTTCCCGGAAAACGCGGTGTAGAGTCCTGAAACTATTGCCTGCCCTATCTCGGACCCGCTGAAGCCCCCGGTCTTTCGAGCTAGCAGGGTTAAGTCGAAGTCGTCCGGGTTCTTGCCCCGTTTGGCAAGATGAATCCGGAAAATTGATTGCCGCGCCTCACTGTCGGGCAGATCAACGAAGAATATTTCGTCGAACCGTCCCTTCCTCAGGAGCTCCGGAGGAAGTTTCCGGACATCGTTTGCCGTTGCGACCACGAACACATCCCCTTTTCTGTCCTGAAGCCAGGAGAGAAAAGTCCCGAATACCCTCCTCGAGACCCCTCCGTCCTCCGATTCCCCGCCGGTTGAGAACGCCTTTTCGATCTCGTCTATCCAGAGCACCACAGGCGACATCTTCTCAGCCGTCTTCATAGCCCTTTTAAAATTCTTCTCGCTCTCTCCTATGTATTTATTGTAAAGGTTCGAAGGATCGAGCTTCATGAGCGGCAGTCCCCACTCCATTGCGACTGCCCTGGCGGATAGGCTCTTCCCGCATCCGGGCACTCCGAGCAGTAGAATCCCCTTTGGAAACGATAGTCCGAACTCCGCAGCTTTGTCGGGGTGTAAAATTATCTCCTTTCTCTTGGAAAGCCATGTTTTTAGAGTTTTAAGGTCCGCAATCTCATCCATGCTCTCTTCCGCGGGGTAGTATTCGAGAACACCTTCTTTCTCGACTATATCACTCTTTGCGTCGATTACCCTCCGTATGTCCTCGGATGAAAGCGCGCCGTCTTCGACTACTACTTTGGTAATGATTTTTTCAGCCTCCGTCAATGTCAGCCCCTTTATGCCGTTAAGGAGCCTTTCGGTGTCCTCGTCTGAGAGTTTCACATCCACGGTCATTCGGGAATAGATATCCCTCACAACCCGGCCCAGGAGCTCCCTGTATTCCTCCCTGTCGGGCTCGGGCATTTTAAAATAAGCGCTTTGGGGTTTCAGGGTGTCCGGGACTCTGATATCGTTTCCGGTAAGGATAATCGCGCCGTAGTTCTTTGAGTACGGGGCAGCCGCGTCTTTAAGCATTTCCGTTAGATCTCTGTCCTCTAGAATATCCCCCGGCTCCTTAAAATGGTAAAGTGCCTGAAATTTCGAGGACTCTATATGGCTCAGCGCCTGCCCGATGTCGGTCGAGCCGTAAACGGGCCCCTTGGATTCTATGTCCACTCTCTTCAGCCCCTTTGTCCTCGTCCAGTAGAAATAAGGGATTTTCATCCGTCCTGCAAGGAGCGTCAACACGGTTCGCGCCCGGTCTTCTTCCGCGGTGTCGATGAATATCAGACTGTAATGCGATCTTATGAGGAGTTCCAGCTCCCTTAGTTTGTCTCGTCCCTTCGACATGCTTAATCCTTCATTACTATTAGCTATTACTCCCTTATATCGTTCGTATGAATCACTGCTTAAAGATAGAGCTCGAACAATTTTATTTCAAGTCGCGACGTGGAGATAATACGTCTCCAGTATTGATTTGTTTCGCATAACCCTCTAGTCTTTTTTTATGGTCGCGAAAGGATTGGACAAGGAGCCTTCTCTTTTTAAACCTCCCGCGGGGGCGGCGCCGCTTGCGGAGAGGATGCGTCCCGGGACTTTCGATGATTTCGCAGGGCAGGGACACCTGGTCGGCCCCGACGGCGTCATTCGCAGGATGCTGCGCGGGCAGCACATCCGCTCGATGATTTTCTGGGGGCCTCCGGGAACCGGAAAGACTACACTGGCGAGACTTCTGGCGACACAGCTAAAGGCCGACTTCATTCAGATAAACGCTATCTCTTCGGGGGTCAAGGAGCTCAGGGAAATAATAAGTCAGGCGGAGAAGTCCCTGGACATAGGCAGAAGGACGGTCCTGTTCATAGACGAGATTCACAGGTTTAACAAATCGCAGCAGGCCGCCCTTCTTAAGAGTGTGGAAAACGGCACCTTAGTTCTCATAGGGGCGACTACCGAAAACCCGTCCTTCGAGGTAATTTCACCCCTTCTGTCCAGGTGCAGCGTTTACGTGCTTGAGGCATTGACCCCTCGTGACCTTGACGCCCTTCTGGAAAGAGCGCTCAGTGAGGACGAGATTATAAAAGGCACCGCGCTTTCATCAGAGGCGAGGGAGGAGCTGATAACCCAGAGCGGCGGGGACGCCCGCGTAATGCTCAATACGCTCGAGGTTGCGGTCGATATTACGGACCTGAACGAGGTCGCTCAAATAAGTAAAGACATAATAAAAGAGGCGTATCAGACACACCATTACAGGTACGACAGGGGAGGGGACGAGCATTACAACACCATATCCGCGTTTATAAAGAGCGTAAGGGGCAGCGACCCGGACGCGGCCGTTTATTATCTCGCCAGGATGTTAGAAGCGGGTGAAGACCCCAAGTTCATTGCGCGAAGGCTGATTGTTCTCGCCTCCGAGGATATAGGAAATGCGGAGCCCTATGCGCTCACCCTGGCCACGGCGGCTTTCACCGCTGTCGATTACGTCGGTATGCCCGAGGCTAGTCTGATACTGGCGCAGGCCGCCACCTACCTTTCGAGCTGCCCGAAGAGCAACGCTTCCTACAAGGCTATAAGCGCCGCTCTGTCCGAGGTCAGGAGCAAGCCGGGCGTAGCGATTCCCATACACCTCCGTAACGCCCCTACGAAACTGATGAAAGATATCGGCTACGGAAAGGACTATAAGTACTCCCACGATTCCGAGGACCATTTTATTGATCAGGATTTCCTTCCCGAAGAACTAAAGGACAGGATTTTTTACGAGCCCACGGAGATCGGCCGCGAAGCGAACCTAAAAAAATATTTAAAGAGCAAATGGAAGAAGAGACGAAAAGATTAAGGGTATGATATTATTTGAGAACTCCTTGAGCTGCGCTAATTAATCTCGTCATTCTGAACTTGTTTCAGAATCTCGTCTTCTTATATCCTTCTGATTCAAGGGCGAGAACTTAGGCAGGGGTAATATGTTAACTGATATTATTCAGGCCTTTCTATAAGCTCCATTTGACATTAATTCTGGTCTATAATGCATGCGGCGAACGTGATGCGGAGTCTCCTAAGTAGCTGTAACTACTCAAATATTTTTATTCTAATGCCCTCTTCGAGATTTACAAACATTCTAAAAATAATTTATGAGTTGATAACAAGAATGGAGTTATAATATTACTATATAAACTGAAATTCTCCGGCAACGATCTGGCTAGTTCCGGTCAGCGCTCAGAACGGAAACAGACAATGCTGACGGAGCATTCCGGCTGAACAGGAGGATTTTATGAGCAGTATAAAACATTATGCGGTTTATGCGTTTATTATTTCTTCCGTGTGCCTCTTTCCCCCGAATGCTTTTTCTATTAAGGAGATAGAATTTCACGTAACTAACAATACTGATGTTGAAAAGTGCGTTCAATGTAATGGCCCTTACTCAAGGGAGACACCCAGGGTAATAGTTAGTCCTGATGGCGGCAGGACATATATCTACACTGCCGAAGTCAACTCGTTAAGCCCCTTCGGGTCCTGGGAATGTTTCATATATATCACAGACCGCTGCTTCGATCCGGGCCCTGTACCGGATGAGGATACGATCAGCAGCAAGATCGTAATCCCGGCAGGAGTGTCCGTTGTGGATATTACTATC comes from the Deltaproteobacteria bacterium genome and includes:
- a CDS encoding M23 family metallopeptidase, coding for MKIKTPAIFVLILSLTMFISYAGCSNVKKISTTSSSVSRSDDLVNFEPSPDDGNELVPLIMQVVKKPRPFRASDGLTHLVYELQIENFTTETIGLKKLTVFGNAVDTAPMLVLQGDDLIQRTLLLQYHPFKKAPLDEVTVDQIGPGQTAVVFLDVTLDSGESVPDTLINKVEIDGPPIIAEILGMSALSVSAEVDVDKEEALVLGQPIRGGRWINLNGCCDFSSSAHRRVIRSVDGKEFFPERYSIDIMEVDEENNLFVGDANDNKSWLGYGTELMAVSDGVVSRVVKGVPDNKPGESPPFPISLSDGAGNIVILHIGNGIYVLYAHLIPGSNDRLEVGDFVKKGEVVGLLGNTGQSGAPHLHFQVMDGNSIAQAEGVPFEFEEFDNVGILLDVDEEDGDDEGDGLDLDDVIDTEEEENMEQDSPGIILTNVQLLPEPAPRTNEHQLQFTIIGFPE
- a CDS encoding serine hydrolase domain-containing protein; the protein is MVDKYLKRIVAKLNRPFSYLILIIILSSFPFFTSCKSDNNSLDPELARRLKEILSDNMEEFGVPGALVGVWIPGQGSLIIEEGVSNIETDEPISKEDHVRIGSVTKSFTVTVILQLVDEGLISLDDPVKNYLPDVENGDATIAELANMRSGIFNYTEDGEFVMEFIADLLREWTNRELVDFADSNAPYFPPGGGWHYSNTNTVILGMIIEQVTGNFVGDEIQKRIINPLGLKGTFYPETPDMPEPFSRGYVEFDPEAGLQDVTFTDPSASAASGAMISRLLDLRKWADALGKGTLLNENIQQERIDSLTPIVFDPCDDDDSEREKRSCPEYDKYGLGIGEISGWIGHTGEYIGYTSLVMYDPENGSVVVILINIFGAGEHVPTKVFREFAEILN
- a CDS encoding M23 family metallopeptidase; the protein is MTKRYIEALLIFAALAGFVFSTLGSPDIFADEAKTSLKKPDNTFTPVVVSVLNAPNPVRGSVGNYHLVYELELLNATPMTWEIGSIEVKGEKEDDTAFLTLEGDELKSRMRLITDTTPSTTLAGGETGIVFVHFFVKDKKDIPRSIIHRVSIGVPGGIPAGFADFAGLPEGAEEYSYASSPTEVGSQDAVVIAPPLQGKGWVAADGCCDSIRHVRSMMPINDKLRVAQRFAIDWEVINENRLIFIGDPKDVESYFSYGKNVLAVRDARVVTAVDKYENQIPGELPPGMTLEEADGNHVVLDLGDGRYALYAHLKPGSVRVKEGDTVKQGQVIGLLGNTGNTSAPHLHFHVMDGHATLGSNGLPYVIDEFDLIEKAPSTEAFDKAEREGTPLEVVPVKRPGLHKNALPLDQRVVNFPST
- a CDS encoding potassium/proton antiporter translates to MDYSVEYILLGASVLVLASIFASKAASKLRVPALLLFLIVGMLAGSEGPGGIYYDDPWSAQLLGVLALAFIIFSGGLHSGWKNVSPVLWSGVSLSTIGVFLTAVLVGAFAHYFLGFSVLMALLLGSIVSSTDAAAVFSVMSSSGAGLRGKLNELLEFESASNDPMAVILTIGFIQLIINPESSVLSMAVLLVKQMVLGILFGYGMGKAMVYIVNRLRLDFEGLYPVLSMSLVLFTYGVTASIGGSGFLAVYIAGLLMGGREFVNKKSLTRFHDGIAWLLQITMFLILGLLVFPSGLLPVVLPGIVVSIFLIFIARPAGVFISLSLSGISAREKTFISWVGLRGAVPVVLATFPLLAGVPESNRLFNLVFFIVITSVLLQGTTIPLVSRWLGVDAPGEAPQKRNVEFEFPYEENTDTVEYDVPDGSEAVGKQIVELGLPESALIMLIKRGGGSIVPRGATVLESGDRVLIMADKGDLVAVRSILGI
- a CDS encoding paraquat-inducible protein A, which translates into the protein MFNNSFHFINRHSRALGIFIIILSAFLLICAFYFPFIKSSFSVDFPDWLPNWFGVHEEIEKWIIKKGRIPEGNQYLLGIIKSLFEDGSIFLGIIIFLFSVVFPVLKIALCAAALSRSRLWHTRSHNGVIKTLGYVSKWSMADVFIVALIIVMFKAKGFNFSFTAEAGLYCYAVSAILSSLCIVLIMHRSDSLDKV
- a CDS encoding HdeD family acid-resistance protein, with the translated sequence MNGTPSLKGSWGWLLALGVIYVIMGLIMAGSPIAATYAIEVFLGFILIAGGAISVIGSFFAGNWKKLLLILLSGILYLVVGYMLLKNPMAGVLTLTILLAAFLLVEGIFKIIHAFQMKPSPNWVWLLVSGIASVILGVMIWGEFPASSAFVIGLLVGIYFIINGFSMVMLSFALKGK
- a CDS encoding AAA family ATPase, with product MSKGRDKLRELELLIRSHYSLIFIDTAEEDRARTVLTLLAGRMKIPYFYWTRTKGLKRVDIESKGPVYGSTDIGQALSHIESSKFQALYHFKEPGDILEDRDLTEMLKDAAAPYSKNYGAIILTGNDIRVPDTLKPQSAYFKMPEPDREEYRELLGRVVRDIYSRMTVDVKLSDEDTERLLNGIKGLTLTEAEKIITKVVVEDGALSSEDIRRVIDAKSDIVEKEGVLEYYPAEESMDEIADLKTLKTWLSKRKEIILHPDKAAEFGLSFPKGILLLGVPGCGKSLSARAVAMEWGLPLMKLDPSNLYNKYIGESEKNFKRAMKTAEKMSPVVLWIDEIEKAFSTGGESEDGGVSRRVFGTFLSWLQDRKGDVFVVATANDVRKLPPELLRKGRFDEIFFVDLPDSEARQSIFRIHLAKRGKNPDDFDLTLLARKTGGFSGSEIGQAIVSGLYTAFSGKKELSTEILLDEVALTCPLSQTMSEQIVRLRQWASERTVSAH
- a CDS encoding replication-associated recombination protein A, with protein sequence MVAKGLDKEPSLFKPPAGAAPLAERMRPGTFDDFAGQGHLVGPDGVIRRMLRGQHIRSMIFWGPPGTGKTTLARLLATQLKADFIQINAISSGVKELREIISQAEKSLDIGRRTVLFIDEIHRFNKSQQAALLKSVENGTLVLIGATTENPSFEVISPLLSRCSVYVLEALTPRDLDALLERALSEDEIIKGTALSSEAREELITQSGGDARVMLNTLEVAVDITDLNEVAQISKDIIKEAYQTHHYRYDRGGDEHYNTISAFIKSVRGSDPDAAVYYLARMLEAGEDPKFIARRLIVLASEDIGNAEPYALTLATAAFTAVDYVGMPEASLILAQAATYLSSCPKSNASYKAISAALSEVRSKPGVAIPIHLRNAPTKLMKDIGYGKDYKYSHDSEDHFIDQDFLPEELKDRIFYEPTEIGREANLKKYLKSKWKKRRKD